The following is a genomic window from Spirochaetota bacterium.
GATTAGACGATGCAGTTGGAAGCGGATATAGAGAAACGCAGTGCATTAGAACGATATCTGGCACCCCTTCTGCCTGTAGGAAGTCAATAGACATTGATATCTCTTCTTCAGTGGACATGCCTGTAGACATGATCACAGGTTTTTTGGTTTCTGCTATTCTCTGCAACAGCATATGATTTGTCAACTCTGATGACGCTATTTTATAGAGTTGAACGCCAATTTCCTCTAAAAAATTTACTGAATCAACATCAAAAGGGGATGAGAAGAAGACTAACCCATGTTCTTCTGCCAAAATTTTTAATTTAATATATTCATCTTGCTGCAATACATATTTCTTAAAAAAATCTATTTTACTTGAATCTGCTTCCCCTTCGTTCATGGATTTTAACAGCGAAGAGGAATAGACAGAATACATATATTCAGGGACAAAGGTCTGAAACTTGACAGCATCTGCCCCCGCTTTTGCTGCTTCAATCAGCATCTTAGCGGCTAAATCAGCGCTTCCTAAATGATTCAGGCCAATCTCCGCAATGAAAACCATGCCTTTTCCAGAAAAGATATGCTCAAATATCCTCATTTACCATCTTCATTATATCCAACTGCATTTTTGAGAGATTTAGGTATTTAGAATTTGGATATTCCTTGATTATAGATTTAAAAATACTATTTGCCTTTTTATCGTATCCCATTTTACGATAGCAGATGCCCATCCTATAGTAGGCATCTATACCCGATTCAAAAGTACTAAATTCACTGTACAGGGCTTTATAAATACCTATCGCCTGAAGAAATTCAAATCTATTAAAATATATCTGTGCAATCCTCTGATAAGCTTCCCTTCTGTGTATACCATTTA
Proteins encoded in this region:
- a CDS encoding N-acetylneuraminate synthase family protein codes for the protein MRIFEHIFSGKGMVFIAEIGLNHLGSADLAAKMLIEAAKAGADAVKFQTFVPEYMYSVYSSSLLKSMNEGEADSSKIDFFKKYVLQQDEYIKLKILAEEHGLVFFSSPFDVDSVNFLEEIGVQLYKIASSELTNHMLLQRIAETKKPVIMSTGMSTEEEISMSIDFLQAEGVPDIVLMHCVSLYPLPTASSNLGRIVSLNKRFNLKVGFSDHTVGFRAAGIATALGARIIEKHFTLDEDYECPDRELSLSPYSFKRMKDSVECILNMIGDGHIDYDFCEDESAMQSRKSLFARRFIPKGKILEMDDIIPKRPGVGIPVYKLNRIIGKRTNRELGEDFLIRTEYLE
- a CDS encoding tetratricopeptide repeat protein, with the protein product MKIQLFILIMLLFTMNTISLLAEEGEAPTGLRRVSDDLKFKNAMLLFKIGKREKAFEKFKEYLEIYINGIHRREAYQRIAQIYFNRFEFLQAIGIYKALYSEFSTFESGIDAYYRMGICYRKMGYDKKANSIFKSIIKEYPNSKYLNLSKMQLDIMKMVNEDI